One window of the Staphylococcus equorum genome contains the following:
- a CDS encoding NAD(P)-dependent malic enzyme: MTLRDEALEMHRRNQGKLEVTPKVQVTNKEELSLAYSPGVAEPCKEIHEDSRKVFEYTMKGNTVAVVTDGTAVLGLGNIGAEASIPVMEGKAVLFKSFSGIDGVPIALNTTDTNDIVNTVKLLEPNYGGINLEDISAPRCFEIEERLKKETKIPVFHDDQHGTAIVTVAGMINALRIVDKDLSDIKVVLNGAGAAGMAIVKLLYSYGVRDMIMCDSKGAIFEDRAFGMNDTKAYVAKWTNREKIEGSLNDVIRDADVFIGVSVADLLTKEMVESMADDPIIFAMANPNPEIQPDVAKAAGAKVIGTGRSDFPNQINNVLAFPGIFRGALDVEATQINEAMKQAAVEAIANLINQEELNPDYCIPGPFDKRVAPSVAREVAKAAMESGVARNDMDPEEIYEKTMKLTDLDK; the protein is encoded by the coding sequence CTAATAAAGAAGAATTAAGTTTAGCTTATTCACCAGGTGTCGCAGAGCCTTGTAAAGAAATACATGAAGATTCTCGAAAAGTTTTTGAGTATACCATGAAAGGCAATACTGTAGCTGTTGTAACAGATGGTACAGCTGTTTTAGGATTAGGAAATATTGGTGCAGAAGCGAGTATCCCAGTAATGGAAGGGAAAGCAGTGTTATTTAAAAGTTTTTCTGGTATCGATGGTGTGCCTATTGCATTAAATACTACAGATACAAATGATATAGTGAATACTGTGAAATTATTAGAACCGAATTATGGTGGCATTAACTTAGAAGATATTTCAGCGCCGCGCTGTTTTGAAATAGAAGAGCGTTTGAAAAAAGAAACTAAAATACCAGTATTTCACGATGATCAACATGGTACAGCAATCGTTACAGTAGCAGGTATGATCAATGCCTTAAGAATAGTGGATAAAGATTTGTCAGACATTAAGGTCGTTCTTAATGGTGCCGGTGCAGCTGGTATGGCTATTGTTAAATTATTATATTCTTATGGTGTTAGAGATATGATTATGTGTGATTCTAAAGGTGCTATTTTTGAAGATCGTGCTTTCGGTATGAATGATACGAAAGCATACGTAGCTAAGTGGACTAATAGAGAGAAAATTGAGGGTAGCTTAAATGATGTCATCAGAGATGCTGACGTGTTTATAGGCGTTTCTGTTGCAGATTTATTAACAAAAGAGATGGTCGAATCTATGGCTGATGATCCAATTATCTTTGCTATGGCAAACCCTAACCCAGAAATTCAGCCAGATGTTGCAAAAGCAGCAGGTGCAAAAGTAATAGGAACAGGCCGTTCAGATTTTCCAAATCAAATTAATAATGTCTTAGCATTTCCGGGTATATTCAGAGGTGCTTTAGATGTAGAAGCAACACAAATTAATGAAGCAATGAAACAGGCTGCGGTTGAAGCAATTGCTAATTTAATTAATCAAGAAGAATTGAATCCTGATTATTGTATTCCTGGTCCGTTTGATAAGCGTGTAGCACCATCAGTCGCTAGAGAAGTTGCAAAAGCAGCAATGGAGTCTGGCGTTGCTAGAAATGATATGGATCCAGAGGAAATTTATGAAAAGACAATGAAATTAACAGACTTAGATAAATAA